A stretch of the Zeugodacus cucurbitae isolate PBARC_wt_2022May chromosome 6, idZeuCucr1.2, whole genome shotgun sequence genome encodes the following:
- the LOC105210664 gene encoding catenin alpha, whose protein sequence is MMGVVSDFGQIATKWDLKNLEIRTMTVEKTLEPLVLQVTTLVNTTEPSKKKKGKSKRASALVASIEKATENFVIKGEQIAYENPDITQEMLAAVEEVRKTGDAMSMAAREFAADPCSSLKRGNMVRAARNLLSAVTRLLILADMVDVHLLLKSLHVVEDDLNKLKNACSQDELLNNIEQFGENAGELIKQAAKRQQELKDPQLRDDLAAARAMLKKHSTMLFTASKVYVRHPELDLAKLNRDFILKEVCAAVNTISDVAQGKSSQPTEIYSGAGELAAALDDFDEGIIMDTLTYSEEHSRQLLEERLESIISAAALMADADCTRDERRERIVAECNAVRQALQDLLSEYMSNIGQKDHTPGLDRAIDQMCRKTRDLRRQLRKAVVDHVSDSFLETSTPLIDLIECAKTGNEVKLREKADIFTRHAEKLVEVANLVCSMSNNEDGVKMVRFAASQIESLCPQVINAASILCVRPNSKVAQENMSAYRQAWEAQVRILTEAVDDITTIDDFLAVSENHILEDVNKCVMSLQMGAPQELRTTAGAIQGRSARICDVVEAEMDNYEPCVYTKRVMDAVRVLKEQVMANFAQRVDTAVDALVNNCSRDVDENDFIDASRLVYDGVREIRRAVLMNRNSDELDTDTEFEPAENTMSETRSKSSAQDGGPTVDEYPEISGICTAREAMRKMTEEDKQKIAQQVELFRREKLTFDSEVAKWDDAGNDIIFLAKHMCMIMMEMTDFTRGRGPLKTTMDVINAAKKISEAGTKLDKLTREIAEQCPESSTKKDLLAYLQRIALYCHQIQITSKVKADVQNISGELIVSGLDSATSLIQAAKNLMNAVVLTVKYSYVASTKYTRQGTVTSPIVVWKMKAPEKKPLVRPEKPEEVRAKVRKGSQKKVQNPIHALSEFQSPDGAV, encoded by the coding sequence ATGATGGGCGTTGTATCAGACTTTGGGCAGATAGCTACCAAATGGGATTTGAAGAATCTGGAAATCCGCACTATGACGGTTGAGAAAACATTGGAGCCGCTGGTGCTGCAGGTGACCACTTTGGTGAATACAACAGAGCCGAGCAAGAAGAAGAAAGGCAAATCGAAACGTGCCAGCGCATTGGTGGCATCCATTGAGAAGGCAACTGAAAACTTTGTCATCAAAGGTGAACAAATCGCTTATGAAAACCCGGATATAACACAAGAAATGTTGGCCGCTGTGGAGGAGGTGCGCAAAACGGGTGATGCCATGAGTATGGCGGCACGCGAATTCGCAGCGGACCCTTGTTCATCGTTGAAACGTGGCAACATGGTGAGAGCTGCACGTAATCTACTGTCCGCCGTCACCAGGTTACTTATCTTGGCGGATATGGTCGATGTACACTTGTTGCTGAAGTCCTTGCATGTCGTCGAAGATGACCTGAATAAGCTGAAGAACGCTTGCAGTCAGGATGAACTATTGAACAACATCGAACAGTTTGGTGAGAATGCCGGTGAGTTGATTAAGCAGGCCGCTAAGCGACAACAGGAGTTGAAAGATCCACAATTGCGTGACGATTTGGCTGCGGCACGCGCTATGCTGAAGAAGCATTCGACTATGTTATTCACCGCTTCCAAAGTGTATGTGCGTCATCCGGAACTGGATTTGGCAAAGTTGAATCGTGATTTCATATTGAAAGAAGTATGTGCGGCGGTGAATACGATCAGTGATGTGGCGCAAGGCAAATCCTCGCAACCCACTGAGATTTATAGTGGCGCTGGCGAGTTGGCAGCAGCGTTGGACGACTTCGATGAGGGTATCATCATGGACACCTTGACCTACAGTGAGGAACATTCGCGTCAGTTGTTGGAGGAACGTTTAGAGAGCATTATCAGCGCGGCTGCTTtaatggccgatgccgattgtACACGCGATGAGCGACGCGAGCGTATTGTGGCCGAATGTAATGCAGTGCGTCAAGCGCTACAAGATCTACTATCGGAGTATATGTCGAATATTGGGCAGAAGGATCATACACCCGGACTGGATAGAGCTATAGATCAGATGTGTCGTAAAACACGCGATCTACGGCGTCAGCTGCGTAAGGCGGTAGTTGATCATGTTTCCGATTCATTTCTTGAGACATCTACACCGCTCATTGATCTGATTGAGTGCGCCAAGACGGGCAACGAGGTGAAATTGCGTGAGAAAGCGGATATATTTACCAGGCATGCCGAAAAGCTGGTGGAGGTGGCCAATCTTGTGTGCAGCATGTCGAATAATGAGGACGGCGTGAAGATGGTACGTTTCGCCGCATCGCAGATTGAGAGTCTCTGCCCGCAGGTGATCAACGCCGCATCGATTTTATGCGTGCGGCCCAACTCGAAAGTGGCGCAGGAGAATATGTCCGCCTACCGGCAGGCATGGGAGGCGCAGGTGCGCATACTAACCGAGGCGGTGGATGACATCACCACTATCGATGATTTTCTCGCAGTATCCGAGAATCATATACTGGAGGATGTCAACAAGTGTGTCATGTCACTGCAGATGGGCGCACCACAAGAGCTACGCACCACAGCTGGCGCTATACAGGGACGCTCAGCGCGTATTTGTGATGTGGTCGAGGCGGAGATGGATAACTACGAACCGTGCGTCTACACCAAACGCGTCATGGATGCTGTGCGCGTGCTCAAGGAGCAGGTGATGGCCAATTTTGCGCAACGCGTTGACACCGCTGTCGATGCGTTGGTCAACAATTGCAGTCGCGATGTGGATGAAAATGATTTCATCGACGCATCGCGTCTGGTTTACGATGGCGTGCGCGAAATACGACGCGCTGTGCTGATGAATCGCAATTCGGATGAACTGGATACAGATACAGAATTCGAACCGGCTGAGAACACAATGTCCGAGACGCGCAGCAAATCGAGCGCACAAGATGGTGGACCCACAGTCGATGAGTATCCCGAGATTAGCGGCATATGCACAGCGCGTGAAGCTATGCGTAAGATGACGGAGGAAGATAAACAAAAGATCGCACAACAAGTTGAACTCTTCCGACGCGAAAAACTCACTTTCGACTCTGAGGTGGCTAAGTGGGACGATGCTGGCAATGATATCATCTTCCTGGCCAAACATATGTGCATGATTATGATGGAAATGACAGATTTCACGCGTGGTCGTGGCCCGCTGAAAACCACCATGGATGTCATTAACGCCGCCAAGAAAATCTCCGAAGCTGGCACAAAACTCGATAAGCTAACACGTGAAATCGCCGAACAATGCCCGGAGAGTAGCACCAAAAAAGATTTACTTGCATATCTACAACGCATAGCGCTCTACTGTCATCAAATACAGATTACATCGAAGGTGAAGGCCGACGTACAGAATATCAGTGGTGAGTTGATTGTCTCCGGCTTGGACAGCGCTACATCATTGATACAGGCCGCCAAGAATCTTATGAATGCTGTCGTGCTCACCGTTAAATATTCGTATGTGGCTTCGACGAAGTACACGCGTCAAGGCACCGTTACATCGCCAATTGTCGTTTGGAAGATGAAGGCACCGGAGAAGAAACCGCTAGTGCGTCCCGAGAAACCTGAGGAAGTGCGCGCTAAAGTGCGCAAAGGTTCACAGAAGAAGGTACAGAATCCCATACATGCCCTGTCGGAATTCCAAAGCCCCGATGGCGCGGTCTAA